The genomic stretch TTCACGGCGGGACTTGCCTGATTTTTGAAGGATTCCGGCGCCCTACGCAATTGATGAAACCACGGCCATACCCGCCTAAATTAATGGATGACGATCTCCTTTTGAAAGGGCAAAcacataaacaaataaaataaattcggGTGCTGCATGTAATTCGGAACCGAAGCATTTCATCTTCCCTTAGCATGCCTGCCTTATGCATATCCATTGTCCATTATGTACATTGATGAAGTgtctcatttgaaaattgtttCATTTTCTATACTTTTTGGAGGATGGGGACATATTTGGGCAGCGCAAAATGGTCCACTCGACTTTACACAGTAACATCATCTCCCCTCCAActctttattttaattaacCCACTAAAGATGCCTCCAATACAATAGGGGCATTAATCGGATGCCTAAActacattagcgacgaatctgTCAGAATCCCATAGCATCATTGCCCAAAGATCCCACCTCGCTATGCGACAATTTCAACTTTTATAGGCTAGTTTTCTCCGAAGCAGCTTTTAGCCCTCCGCAAGAGTATAAAAGCTAATCATCAGCAAAGTTTGTTCCGGAAAGGcagctttctctttttcctttcatttcgcCCTAAATGGATTTTCGAGTTTCTGCCTTTCCAATCATACTttccttcttcatcatcatcttcactaTACTAAAACTCGGTCACAAGTCCAATGCCAAAGGCCCTTCCAAGCTTCCTCCCGGTCCGAGAAAGCTCCCTATCATAGGGAACTTGCACCAGCTTCTCGGGTCACCGCCTCCTCGAGCATTGCACAACTTGGCCAAGAAATACGGACCGTTGATGCATTTGCAGCTTGGGGAAGTTCCTCATGTTGTCGTTTCTTCGGCCAAAGTGGCCAAAGAGGTGATGAAGACCCACGACCTTACTTTCGCAACTAGGCCTCGGCTTCTTGCTGCCGATGTGATATCATACGGATCCGTGGACATCGCATTCGCGCCTTATGGCGAATACTGGAGGCAACTTAGAAAAATCTGCACTCTGGAGCTCTTGAGTACCAAGAGGGTCCAGTCGTTTAGGCATGTAAGAGAAGAAGAGGTTTCAAATCTTGTCAAATGGGTCGCCTCTAGTGCTGGGTCTCCTATCAATCTTACTACGAGACTATTCTCGTCCAACTACGGAGTAACTTCGATTGCGGCCTTTGGGAAGAAATGCAAAGAGCAGGAGGAGTTCATATCCGTAGTCACCGAATCGATTAAATTTGCTGCTGGCTTTGAGGTTGGGGACGTGTTTCCTTCATCAAAGTGGCTTCATGTGATCAGCGGGATGAGGCCACGATTGGAAAAGTTGCATCAGCGAGCGGACCGGATCATGAACAACATCAttagagaaaagagagaagcgaGGGCTAAGAGAAGCGGTGATGAAACAACACATGATGATTTGCTCGATATTCTCTTGAGGTATGCTGATCACTGTGGTCCTGAATTTTCCTTGACCACTGACAACATCAAGGCAGTAATACTGGTACGGaagtttttctgttttcatcATGCTCAATTTTGCTCAGAAAATACAACTGCAGTTTTTAGTTTCCCAAATCAGTTGGATTTTGACTTCAGAACCAAGTCGAAGTTCGGTGCCCTTCGACTTTCACTTGTTGGCATAATACTGATGCGATAAGAAGTTTATCGACAAAAGCATGGTACAAATTTAATTAGCATGAACACCAGACGGGTAGATTCAAAAATATCTTTGATGCTTTAACATGTTAAATAGTTTGAGCCAAGCTTTTCTTGTCAAGGCTAAGGATTTAAATTTAAGTTATTCTAACAAAAAACATGGAACACGAAATGTGCATGCAGGATATTTTTGCTGCCGGGAGCGAGACTTCAGCCACGCAGGTGGATTGGGCATTCGTGGAGATGATGAGGAATCCGAGAATCCTCAAAAAGGCGCAGGCTGAGGTGAGGGAGGTCTTCGACAGGAGAGGCAAAGCAGACGAGACAGGATTGCCCGAACTAGAGTACCTGAAGTTTGTAATAAAAGAGAGTTTGAGGATGCACCCTTCTGTTCCCCTGCTTTTGCCGAGGGAATGCGGAGAGAGTTGCGAGATAAGCAGTTATGAGATCCCAGTCAAGACCAAAGTGCTCGTGAATGCGTGGGCAATCGGGAGAGACCCCGAGTACTGGGACGACCCCGAGACTTTTTACCCAGAGAGGTTCAAGGACAATCCAGTCGATTACAAAGGAACCAGCTTCGAGTACATACCCTTTGGTGCGGGTAGGAGGATTTGTCCCGGGATGAACTTTGGGCTTGCAAATGTGGAGCTTCCGCTTGCGATGTTGCTGTACCACTTTGACTGGGAGCTTCCTGAGGGAATGAAGAGTGAAGAAATGGACATGAGTGAGGCACTCGGTGTGACTCAGAGGAGGAAGCATGATCTGTACCTGGTTCCCAAGCCCTATCAGCCTGCCTTCACCAGTAGAGACCTTCTCAAGTAGTTGGCACAAGGGTTGTCGAGGGTACAGTTGTTTATCAACGATAATTTTATGTACTCAAGAATGCATAATAGGAGAATAATCAACTTATCTTTCTATGTCACTTGCTCCTCGTCATTTTTAACTCATGAACTCTTGTCTTTTATCGAAGGTATAAAACAACGGTGAGAGAACACCAGAGCGTGATAGTTTAGTAGGAAATGTGTCATATTGTCTTTTATGTGGTCGCAATTTGAGTCTTGTCGTGAGTGACAGTGAGTCCAAAACAGTTTGTCTATTGCTGAGAAGAAATTTTGGCTCGCAGAGTGATTATTGTATTGTATTGTATTGTATTGTTGGAACCATAAATTTGCTTTTATTGTTCAGGCCCGCGCATCATTTTCCAATTAAGAGAGTttaatgttagaatatatttaaatattaaattttaaaaaaaaaaaaaaaaataaaaaaaaaaaaaaaaaaaaaaaaaaaaaaaaaaaaaaaaaaaaaaaaaaaaaaaaaaaaaaaaaaaaaaaaaaaaaaaaaaaaaaaaaaaaaaaaaaaaaaaaaaaaaaaaaaaaaaaaaaaaaaaaaaaaaaaaaaaaaaaaaaaaaaaaaaaaaaaaaaaaaaaaaaaaaaaaaaaaaaaaaccccccccccccccccccccccccccccacacccccccccccccccaccccccccccccgaCAAACCCCCCAGGCcccaaaacaccaaaaaaaaaaaaaaaaaaaaaaaaagaatttaaaaaaaaaaaaatttaaaaatttaaaaaaaaaaaaaaaaaaaaaaaaaaaaaaaaaaaaaaaataaataaaaaaaaaaaaaaaaaaaaaaaaaaaaaaaaaaaaaaaaaaaaaaaaaaaaaaaaaaaaaaaaaaaaaaaaaaaaaaaaaaaaaaaaaaaaaaaaaaaaaaaaaaaaaaaaaaaaaaaaaaaaaaaaaaaaaaaaaaaaaaaaaaaaaaaaaaaaaaaaaaaaaaaaaaaaaaaaaaaaaaaaaaaaaaaaaaaaaaaaaaaaaaaaaaaaaaaaaaaaaaaaaaaaaaaaaaaaaaaaaaaaaaaaaaaaaaaaaaaaaaaaaaaaaaaaaaaaaaaaaaaaaaaaaaaaaaaaaaaaaaaaaaaaaaaaaaaaaaaaaaaaaaaaaaaaaaaaaaaaaaaaaaaaaaaaaaaaaaaaaaaaaaaaaaaaaaaaaaaaaaaaaaaaaaaaaaaaaaaaaaaaaaaaaaaaaaaaaaaaaaaaaaaaaaaaaaaaaaaaaaaaaaaaaaaaaaaaaaaaaaaaaaaaaaaaaaaaaaaaaaaaaaaaaaaaaaaaaaaaaaaaaaaaaaaaaaaaaaaaaaaaaaaaaaaaaaaaaaaaaaaaaaaaaaaaaaaaaaaaaaaaaaaaaaaaaaaaaaaaaaaaaaaaaaaaaaaaaaaaaaaaaaaaaaaaaaaaaaaaaaaaaaaaaaaaaaaaaaaaaaaaaaaaaaaaaaaaaaaaaaaaaaaaaaaaaaaaaaaaaaaaaaaaaaaaaaaaaaaaaaaaaaaaaaaaaaaaaaaaaaaaaaaaaaaaaaaaaaaaaaaaaaaaaaaaaaaaaaaaaaaaaaaaaaaaaaaaaaaaaaaaaaaaaaaaaaaaaaaaaaaaaaaaaaaaaaaaaaaaaaaaaaaaaaaaaaaaaaaaaaaaaaaaaaaaaaaaaaaaaaaaaaaaaaaaaaaaaaaaaaaaaaaaaaaaaaaaaaaaaaaaaaaaaaaaaaaaaaaaaaaaaaaaaaaaaaaaaaaaaaaaaaaaaaaaaaaaaaaaaaaaaaaaaaaaaaaaaaaaaaaaaaaaaaaaaaaaaaaaaaaaaaaaaaaaaaaaaaaaaaaaaaaaaaaaaaaaaaaaaaaaaaaaaaaaaaaaaaaaaaaaaaaaaaaaaaaaaaaaaaaaaaaaaaaaaaaaaaaaaaaaaaaaaaaaaaaaaaaaaaaaaaaaaaaaaaaaaaaaaaaaaaaaaaaaaaaaaaaaaaaaaaaaaaaaaaaaaaaaaaaaaaaaaaaaaaaaaaaaaaaaaaaaaaaaaaaaaaaaaaaaaaaaaaaaaaaaaaaaaaaaaaaaaaaaaaaaaaaaaaaaaaaaaaaaaaaaaaaaaaaaaaaaaaaaaaaaaaaaaaaaaaaaaaaaaaaaaaaaaaaaaaaaaaaaaaaaaaaaaaaaaaaaaaaaaaaaaaaaaaaaaaaaaaaaaaaaaaaaaaaaaaaaaaaaaaaaaaaaaaaaaaaaaaaaaaaaaaaaaaaaaaaaaaaaaaaaaaaaaaaaaaaaaaaaaaaaaaaaaaaaaaaaaaaaaaaaaaaaaaaaaaaaaaaaaaaaaaaaaaaaaaaaaaaaaaaaaaaaaaaaaaaaaaaaaaaaaaaaaaaaaaaaaaaaaaaaaaaaaaaaaaaaaaaaaaaaaaaaaaaaaaaaaaaaaaaaaaaaaaaaaaaaaaaaaaaaaaaaaaaaaaaaaaaaaaaaaaaaaaaaaaaaaaaaaaaaaaaaaaaaaaaaaaaaaaaaaaaaaaaaaaaaaaaaaaaaaaaaaaaaaaaaaaaaaaaaaaaaaaaaaaaaaaaaaaaaaaaaaaaaaaaaaaaaaaaaaaaaaaaaaaaaaaaaaaaaaaaaaaaaaaaatttggaactatATATTTCTTGTTTTGAAGGAGccagcaattttatttttttttttctaaatactCAATACTTTCATTATGGATCGGAACAAGGTCCATAATAGTTTTCCTGCCCTTTCGGTCTTGCCTTTCCTCTGTTGAACTTCTCGAAAGTTTCTGCATGCTTATTGTTTCCTCAACCATTCCCCGAGGTTCGTGGCGTAAGATCTTGGAAGACGAAAGAATTTCTAGCGTTCCATATGAGCTAGAGTATTCCTGCTCTCAACGACGTTGAGGGAGAGGCGTCTGTTGAGGGGGGCATTGTTCAGCCGAGAGGTGGTCCAAGGCCCATTTTTAAACTCTCGAGACATTTAGAGGTGAGATGTTGCAATTCAACCAGGGGTCTGACCATATTTTCATTGGCCATTCGCAGTGTAATATGAGATGTCCAAGGGGTTTCCAAAGCTTGATGGTGTAAAGGACAGAGCGGGTCAGGTATAGTTCTTCTGTTGAACAGATtttcgggcttttttccaaaaaagggtttatttttttttttaccaaaataggttaaatttttttttttttaccattttaggcCTAACGGTCTAGCGGGCCTCGCTCAGTCAACCGCCGAGCATACCATggcctctttattttttttttaaagaaaaatttgtattttttttacgttttttataacatttgttttatttataattttttttcttttgaagcttatttcatttacattgattttATACACATGATCGTTTTGTTCAAGAGAATGAACAGTATGACACAGCTTAGCCTAGCCATTACTTAATCATTGCTAAAAaaatccaggtaagttttctgaaccctttCCAAAAATTGACCTTGGTCATCACTTTGATCCTCTCTCGTGTCCGTATTGGTAAGGTTTGTACGACACAATCCCTATGTGTGTTTGCACCGATAAGGTTTGTGCGACATACCGATTTTATGTTCACGCTAATAAGGTACACGTGacatattattttttgtgtgcATACTAATAAAGTTTGTATCACACCTCTTTTGTGTTCACATTGGTAAGTTTCAAGCGTCACATCATCTCTTGCATTCATACGAATACGATGATAGCATAGATATGGAGAGACATGCTAAACGGAGACGGTCGCAAGAGACATTTTACGGACTCGTGGTGACCCAGTAAAACGAAGGTGGTCTCAagagacattttatcaactcacggTGGCTCTTTGAAACGGAAGGAGACATGAGAGATATTTCTACCGACTCATGATGACCCGCTAAAATGAAGGTGGTCTCAAGAGATATTTTTAGCTGATACGTGACCCGTTAAAATGGAGGAGGTCGCGAGAAGCGTTTTACCAACTCATGGTAGCTCACTAAAACGATGGCAACCCCAAGAGACAAAGTGGTGTAGCTTGAACTATAACTCAAGCACATTTCTTCATTGTAGatcttgcgtcgtctcgcaTCATGGAGAAATCTCTAGTAACAGATGGGCCTAGTATCTTGAAATCCTCGCATCAGAAGCTTgtaaattaagggaatcatcagctTATGAGTTGTTGCGTAAAAcaagtattcttgtatgcgatccatgtgtaggtttctctaatatgggaaaaagagaagttttggcacatGTTGTTTATTGTCATGCATTATTTCCTATTGCATTAGAAAATTGGATTAAGACTCACACCAAAAATAAGttgtcatttttcatttgtaaaatttaggtttcaattttagtctttgagcgaaacctttgagcttccactcaaagaggggcagctattgacacctaaattttgattttcagaaaTTCATTCACTTAAGCACAAAATGATGATTAgacataattctcacaaaaaataattcccCATGCATTGCACATTTATTTTCGAGATAAGTGCACTatcggtgccataacttttgtacggtattcacttgaatgccataacttttaaaacgttcacttaagtgccataactttcaaatattattcacttgagtgccatcactaatgtggacgccggaaaagctgacatgTGGCACGCtagaaaagctgacgtggcacgccggaaaagctgacttggcacgccgaaaaagttgacgtggatgccggaaaagttgaatgtagcactcaagtgaacgatttttgaaagttatgacactcgagtaaacgttttgaaagttatggcactcaagtgaatgccgtacacaagttataatACTCACGGTGTActcattcctttattttctATTAGTCATCGCATTTAGGGTCAGaggtgagtcaattgagcttcaTTGGAAAGACGGTCGGATCAGACtcaatttgagaattttgaCTATCACAAGAGGGGTGTGCCGAATTTTTGTGAGATATTTAGACCTATCTTCAAGCTTATTTGGTCCATTTAAGCTTAAATTAAGGCTTTCGATTAAATGTCCATAATTTAGAAAAGCCTTAATTTGGGCTTGAAAATTTAAGACAAGCCCAGGATTCAGTTTGAAAATTTCAGTTTAGGCTTACTCATGTGGGTATATTTGAttcaattcagcccattttATCCATTTAATTATGAAAGGCCCTTAATTAAATTATCCATTTAATTAATTGGAGCCCGGATTAGGCACGAGATGTCGTCACAAGCCCACGGGTCCCATGTAAAATTCGGTCAGCCCCCCCTtcacattcatttggccgaaattcACACTCCTAGTGGGACTAGGACTCTTCAaatcttcatattttttataaagttaGAGAGCTTATCTTGATAGGTGtcctaaaaaattaaaactctaTCATTATTATACTAGAAATAACTAAGAGTTTTGATGGATTAGGGCTCCTAAAATTCAATGGCTAATAACGGATCCTACTCTAGCTAGGATTGGCGATCCAAAGGTATCCGACGAATTCTACTCCTATTAAGACTTGTGAATCGAAGCTCTATATATAAGAGGCTTCGCTCATTATATTCTCGGCTGGCATTTTGTGAGTCTCGTTCAAAAAATCGGAGAaatt from Rhodamnia argentea isolate NSW1041297 chromosome 2, ASM2092103v1, whole genome shotgun sequence encodes the following:
- the LOC115732555 gene encoding cytochrome P450 71D11-like; amino-acid sequence: MDFRVSAFPIILSFFIIIFTILKLGHKSNAKGPSKLPPGPRKLPIIGNLHQLLGSPPPRALHNLAKKYGPLMHLQLGEVPHVVVSSAKVAKEVMKTHDLTFATRPRLLAADVISYGSVDIAFAPYGEYWRQLRKICTLELLSTKRVQSFRHVREEEVSNLVKWVASSAGSPINLTTRLFSSNYGVTSIAAFGKKCKEQEEFISVVTESIKFAAGFEVGDVFPSSKWLHVISGMRPRLEKLHQRADRIMNNIIREKREARAKRSGDETTHDDLLDILLRYADHCGPEFSLTTDNIKAVILDIFAAGSETSATQVDWAFVEMMRNPRILKKAQAEVREVFDRRGKADETGLPELEYLKFVIKESLRMHPSVPLLLPRECGESCEISSYEIPVKTKVLVNAWAIGRDPEYWDDPETFYPERFKDNPVDYKGTSFEYIPFGAGRRICPGMNFGLANVELPLAMLLYHFDWELPEGMKSEEMDMSEALGVTQRRKHDLYLVPKPYQPAFTSRDLLK